A genomic stretch from Mya arenaria isolate MELC-2E11 chromosome 10, ASM2691426v1 includes:
- the LOC128205434 gene encoding multiple epidermal growth factor-like domains protein 10 isoform X3 has protein sequence MIHVQTIMILYILALICVSRLCIAATVFVCVCCKGGEERCGYQPGIGDNYCFDGCVDGIKGHRCHNPCVGNCYSCDQDKGNPCQSCKDSYYNTSSNCSKNCSVGCESGKCNDDGTCSPCRVGFDGNTCRECIQGKYGATCSMDCFYQNCHCTTSNGCDSCKPGFYDKNTFCQTPCSPGCQNVVCNEDGSCECISKFQGDKCNECSASYYGTYCNELCSVGCENRLCSKNGTCTCSSNFKGTACDTCADNRYGENCDKVCNVGCSSSFCDRNNGFCKCLPNFTGDSCDQCKPGFYGQSCNKLCSNNCIGGKCLKDVGKCIDGCVSRYTGDNCSSLCDSTCATCLQNDKLHCMSCNNGNTGTTCQCPPNCDCVSGSDKCESCAQGYANPVKQCKCQSQYCSGISCSECINNTYYNDNGACCKCPENCKDGVCNSGTECTSGCIDGFYSLDCSKRCASIGANCLKCNKTDGNCLSCNDGLYPHENGTCISCNSNCKNGQCNSTTGECTNGCTEQFWGNKCDLPCNSNCETCQKDSGICVSCANKTFHGNNCNEPCSSICFETKCKQSTGDCLNGCSGEFYGNLCERKCPENCLQSDTGTSCNNIGHCNNGCIDGFEEADCTVQTKPDTANPPIAAIVGGVSGGVVVIIGVAVAIFFFRRRSIRLPASNKSIRNSHTSFQANIADVGEKKSSANERTYYNEGQIKRQSTKSKQTVIRPSASNLTSTKNHSSTHVVNASKDEIDLDKVEESNGDLVISSKNDQMYYNEPELSSYKSKIPIGQLVKYVDGKSHGALSEEFEKFSLGLVKPYVESQKRENMSKNRYKGIYPYDDSRVKVTGDGGSDYINASFIDGYKKPKQYIATLGPMSQQLDDFSLFWKMIWQQRVEKIVMVTNLIEHGSPKCEQYWPNPGASKMYGEIKVESRSEDEYAEFTRRALTMTMGTEERTLHHLHFTCWPDKAIPDDVTAMIEFRQRVLSTPNTLNGPTVVHCSAGVGRTGTYIALDILTKEGEAERAIDIAGCVHKMRLNRPNMVQTVEQYQFLHTAVVYSLTFDCKQIKGENFDQFMKKHTSQELNSQFKRLQHTVEKRTKDEAIAVECNKQHLSKNRANADIPGNENRPRLYLHLKPGAADYINAVYIHSFRVKKRYLVAQTPLPETVIDFLTLVVQESCSCIVSFEADMDKQKNIGIYYPAANQEVLKQGTFQVSCSREEKKTFYAERTLTIQHKGVGTSTERTIPHLQYTDWDETNNIPRSTTNFLSFLNVIENVTRQSGDGPILVHCLDGAGKSGLFCVVSLLLHKMAVEHEVSVLNSVRKVKTMRRLAIPNQEQFSFCHGCVSEYLSSFDVYANFNEETGRL, from the exons ATGATACACGTCCAGACCATAATGATATTGTATATACTTGCCCTTATCTGCGTCTCAAGACTGTGCATAGCAG CTACGGTCTTTGTTTGTGTTTGCTGTAAGGGAGGGGAAGAACGATGCGGATATCAGCCTGGTATTGGGgacaattattgttttgatgGCTGTGTTGACGGAATTAAGGGCCATAGATGTCATAATCCCTGTGTTGGAAACTGTTATTCGTGCGATCAAGACAAGGGCAACCCATGCCAAAGTTGCAAAGATTCATATTATAACACATCTAGTAACTGCAGCAAGAACTGTTCTGTTGGTTGTGAAAGTGGGAAATGTAATGACGATGGAACATGTAGCCCATGTAGAGTAGGATTTGACGGAAACACATGTCGTGAATGCATTCAAGGGAAATATGGTGCAACTTGCTCAATGGACTGTTTTTACCAAAACTGCCACTGTACAACAAGCAATGGATGTGATTCATGTAAACCTGGATTCTATGACAAAAACACCTTCTGTCAAACACCTTGTTCCCCTGGATGTCAAAATGTCGTTTGTAATGAAGATGGATCTTGTGAATGTATCTCAAAATTTCAAGGTGATAAATGCAATGAATGTTCGGCGAGCTATTATGGAACATACTGCAATGAATTGTGTTCCGTGGGTTGTGAAAATAGACTTTGTTCAAAAAATGGTACCTGTACATGTAGCTCTAATTTTAAAGGAACGGCATGTGATACATGTGCGGATAATAGATATGGTGAAAACTGTGATAAGGTATGCAATGTTGGCTGTTCGTCATCGTTCTGTGATAGAAATAACGGCTTCTGCAAATGTCTTCCTAATTTTACTGGCGATAGTTGCGATCAATGCAAACCGGGCTTTTACGGACAATCATGTAACAAACTTTGCTCAAATAATTGCATCGGGGGGAAATGTTTAAAGGACGTGGGTAAATGCATAGATGGTTGCGTTAGTCGATACACGGGTGACAATTGTTCATCACTTTGTGATTCAACATGCGCAACATGTCTACAAAATGATAAACTACACTGCATGTCATGCAACAATGGAAACACTGGAACAACATGTCAATGTCCTCCTAACTGCGACTGTGTAAGTGGATCTGATAAATGTGAGTCATGTGCACAGGGCTACGCAAATCCTGTAAAACAATGTAAGTGTCAGTCGCAATATTGTAGCGGGATCAGTTGTAGTGAATGTATTAACAACACGTACTATAACGATAACGGGGCGTGTTGTAAATGTCCAGAAAATTGCAAAGATGGTGTTTGCAATAGTGGCACTGAGTGTACGTCTGGTTGCATCGATGGCTTTTACAGTCTCGATTGTTCTAAACGATGTGCGTCAATTGGtgcaaattgtttaaaatgtaataaaactgaTGGAAATTGTCTGAGTTGTAACGACGGCCTTTATCCCCATGAAAATGGAACATGCATTAGCTGCAATAGCAACTGTAAGAATGGACAGTGTAATTCTACAACAGGTGAATGTACAAATGGTTGCACGGAACAGTTTTGGGGAAACAAATGTGATCTTCCATGCAATTCAAATTGTGAAACATGCCAGAAAGATTCAGGAATATGTGTCTCATGTGCAAACAAAACATTCCATGGTAATAATTGCAACGAGCCATGTAGTTCTATTTgtttcgaaacaaaatgcaaacaaaGTACAGGCGATTGTTTGAATGGTTGCTCAGGAGAATTTTACGGCAATTTATGTGAACGAAAATGCCCTGAAAACTGTCTACAGAGTGATACAGGAACGAGCTGTAACAACATTGGTCACTGTAACAATGGCTGCATCGATGGCTTTGAAGAAGCAGATTGTACAG TACAAACGAAGCCAGACACAGCGAACCCACCAATAGCAGCTATTGTGGGAGGTGTAAGTGGTGGTGTTGTAGTCATCATTGGCGTCGCTGTTGCAATATTCTTCTTCCGACGAAG ATCTATTCGTCTTCCTGCTTCTAACAAAAGCATCAGAAATAGTCATACATCATTCCAAGCTAACATTGCCGACGTCGGAGAGAAGAAAT cATCAGCAAACGAACGTACATACTACAACGAGGGTCAGATCAAGAGACaatcaacaaaatcaaaacaaactgTTATCCGACCGTCAGCAAGCAACCTCACTTCCACTAAGAATCATTCATCTACACATGTTGTAAATGCATCTAAAGACGAGATTGACCTGGATAAAG TTGAAGAGAGCAATGGGGATCTTGTTATTTCTTCCAAAAATGATCAGATGTATTACAATGAGCCTGAATTATCAAGTTATAAGTCAAAAATACCAATTGGACAACTTGTCAAGTATGTGGATGGAAAGTCTCATGGTGCGTTAAGTGAAGAATTTGAG AAGTTTTCACTCGGTCTTGTGAAGCCGTATGTGGAATCGCAGAAGAGGGAGAACATGAGTAAGAATCGATACAAAGGCATTTATCCAT ACGATGATTCAAGGGTCAAGGTTACGGGAGATGGTGGATCAGACTACATAAATGCCAGCTTTATTGAC GGGTATAAAAAGCCGAAGCAGTACATCGCCACATTAG GTCCAATGTCCCAACAACTGGACGATTTCAGCTTGTTCTGGAAAATGATTTGGCAACAAAGGGTTGAGAAAATTGTTATGGTTACCAATCTCATTGAACATGGA TCCCCTAAATGTGAGCAATACTGGCCAAACCCTGGGGCCAGTAAGATGTATGGTGAAATAAAGGTGGAGAGCCGCTCAGAGGATGAGTATGCTGAGTTTACAAGGCGAGCCTTAACGATGACCATG GGGACCGAAGAAAGGACGTTGCACCATCTACACTTCACGTGTTGGCCTGACAAAGCGATACCCGACGATGTAACTGCGATGATAGAGTTCCGACAGAGGGTTCTGAGTACGCCGAATACTCTAAATGGACCAACAGTTGTGCATTGCAG TGCTGGTGTCGGCAGAACAGGCACATACATTGCTCTGGACATCCTCACAAAAGAAGGTGAGGCGGAACGAGCCATTGATATCGCGGGATGTGTCCACAAAATGCGCCTGAACAGGCCGAATATGGTTCAGACAGTG GAGCAGTATCAGTTTCTGCACACAGCTGTGGTTTACTCGTTGACCTTCGACTGCAAACAAATCAAAGGAGAGAACTTCGACCAGTTCATGAAAAAACACACTTCACAAGAACTGAATAGTCAGTTTAAG cgACTTCAACACACTGTCGAAAAACGAACTAAAGACGAAGCAATAGCAGTTGAGTGCAATAAGCAGCACCTGAGTAAAAACAGAGCAAATGCAGATATTCCGG GTAACGAAAACAGACCAAGACTTTACCTGCACCTCAAACCTGGGGCTGCAGACTACATCAATGCTGTATACATTCAC AGCTTTAGAGTCAAGAAACGTTACCTGGTAGCACAGACTCCACTTCCAGAGACAGTAATCGACTTTTTGACGCTTGTTGTCCAAGAGAGCTGTTCATGTATCGTCAGCTTCGAAGCTGATATGGACAAACAAAAG AATATCGGCATATATTACCCAGCGGCAAACCAAGAAGTTTTGAAACAGGGAACGTTTCAAGTCAGCTGCTCAAGAGAGGAAAAGAAAACGTTCTACGCAGAGCGAACATTGACAATTCAACACAAAGGGGTAGGG ACGAGCACTGAACGAACCATTCCACATCTTCAATATACCGACTGGGATGAAACGAACAACATTCCAAGGTCAACTACAAACTTTCTCTCATTTCTGAACGTGATAGAGAATGTCACAAGACAGTCAGGTGACGGGCCGATCTTGGTCCATTGCTT AGATGGTGCGGGCAAAAGCGGTCTATTCTGTGTCGTTTCGTTGCTTCTCCACAAGATGGCCGTGGAACACGAAGTCAGTGTGCTTAACTCTGTTAGGAAGGTCAAAACCATGAGGAGGTTAGCGATCCCGAACCAG gAACAATTTAGCTTCTGTCACGGATGTGTTTCTGAGTATCTAAGTTCTTTCGATGTATACGCCAATTTCAACGAAGAAACGGGAAGACTGTGA